TTGGTTGCTACTTTTGTGGCTGAGGATAAAGAATAAAGGGTTATGAAAAAAGTAGGACTTTATTTCGGAACCTTCAACCCTATACATATTGGTCATTTGGTCATTGCTAACCATATGGTGGAGTTTTCTGAGCTAGATGAGGTTTGGTTTGTCGTAACTCCTCAAAGTCCTTTTAAAGTCAAAAAATCACTTTTGGACAATCATCATAGATATGAAATGGTTTACCAAGCCACTAAGGATTATTCAAAATTAAAACCTAGTAAAATTGAATTTGATCTGCCACAACCAAACTATACGGTAAATACACTTGTTCATTTAAATGAAAAGTACCCTAAGGGATATAGCTTTTCATTGATTATGGGCGAGGATAATTTAAAAGGTCTTCATAAATGGAAAAATTATATAGCCATTTTAGAAAATTATACTATTTACGTTTACCCAAGAATATCCGAGGGAGCTATTGAACATCAATTTAACAACCATAAAAAGATACATCGTGTAGATGCTCCAATAATGGAAATTTCTTCCACTTTTATTCGAAAGGAACACAAAAATGGCAAGAACGTTAAACCCTTATTGCCTCCTGAGGTATGGGTGTATATTGATGAAATGAATTTTTACAGATAGTCAGTGACCTTACTACAAATTAATTACCTTACAGGAACAAAGTTTGTTGGGATAATGTTTTTGGTCTATGCAAAGGCTAGGGATAATTGTCCGTCTTGGATGTCATCTAAAACCCATTGGCCTTCCGTATATTCCAATATCCAAATTTTATCTTCATCATCAAACTTATTACTGCCTTGTACAATTTTATTGGTATCCCTATTTATCATGTAATCCATTATATTGGCTGTAATCAAAAAGGCAATTCTTGATCCTTCTAAATTTTCATTTTCTGAAATTTCTAGGTAGAGTGGTTTAACAGATTTAATTCCATCAACTTTACACACGTTTTTAAGGTTGTTTTTTTTCCATTCATTTAAATGAACCAATTGTTGATTTTGCCAGTACCAATGGCTAATATAACTTGATGCCTCTTTTAAATCTTGGTTGTTCCATGCAATGTATACTCGGGTGAATATATTGCGTACATTTTTATCTAAATTTAACCAAGAGAAATCTTTATTTCTTTGGCCTAATTGTAATAATTGCTTCTTACATTTTTTAACAGCAAAGAATTCCCTGAAATAAACATAAAGCGTTAATGGAAGTAGTATAATGGCTAATGTGCTCATTAAAATTTTACCCCACCAAGTCTTAAAAATTGCTTTCACTACTGTTCCGCCAGGACCTGCATACATTGGGTCAATGTCAAAAAAGACTAAGGTTACTATAAGCACCAATAGTATAAAATGGCTCTTTCTCATAACTAGATGTGATTAGGGTACTTTAATTAACTTTAAAAAAATGGTTTTAGTGTGTAAATAGCATTTTAAAGAGAACTAGCTTTCTGTAGAATATCCGTTGCCAAATATTTATCTGCCTTGTTATAATACCATTTGCGAACCTTGGGTATTTTAATGCCATTTACGGTAATCATATCAGATAGTAAAATATACTCGCCGTCGTTTTTGCTTTGATCATGAAAAAACTGATATACTTCCATAGCGTAGGTCTTTGGGTCAAAGTAAAAATACCAAGTATCTTTACCCACTTCTTTTTCGTAACCAGCTTTAAGTACTAAATACTCTTTTCCTTTGAAAGTCTTTTTTTGAACTCTAGCATCTACAATGGTTCCAGGGTCTTTTAGTTTCATAGGAAGACCATATAAATAGGTGTAATAGTTCTTCATCATTTTTGCTCTATCGCAAGAAATTCTTAAGCTGTCTTTTATATTGGGTGGTATTGTAGTACTACCGTTATATTTTAAGGTACAATCTTCTTTGTTTAATTCTGATTCTATTGTGTAATTGTCTTTTGTAACCGTAGATTTAAAGTAACTAGCAGGCAAATTAAGTTCAATAAGTGTGCTTCGTTTAGCATTTTTAGAATCTTCCATTTCTATTAGCATTTCACCATTAAATGATTTCCAATTGCCTTCTGGATCATGAAACGCTATAGATTTTTCTAGAAGTTGTTCACCGCTTAATTCTTGTCCAAAAGAAGAAATAGTTACTACTAGGGTTATTAATGAAAAAAAGTACCTCATCATCATTTTTGTTTGATGACAAGGTACTTATAATTTAAGATTTTAAAAACTCTACCTACTTTTTTGGTTGATCTATTGTGGCAGGTTTAATTGAACCATCGTGTTCATTATGATATTGCTGCAATAAGTTCATTGTAGACGTTATTAAGTCTTTTGTTTCTAGAAGCAATGAAAAGTAGAGCGTGGTGTTTTTAGGACTAGATTCTTCTGTTCGCGTTCTTGCTATCTGTGTTTGTATTTTATCGGAAACCATAGCAAATAAATCTTCTTTCTGATTTAAAACTAAACCTATTTCTTCAAAGGATTGATTAGCAAATGCAGTTTGTGTCTGATTTAAAATTTCCTCTAACTTTAAATCAATTTGCTTTAACTCCTTTATTTGATTGTATTTTAATTTTTTATGATTGTTGTTAACGTGCTTATGGCTAACTTTTCCAATATATTCTAAAGACTGAGCAATATCTGTTAAATAGCCAAGTGCATTGATATAGAAGTTACTTGCGCCAACACTATTCTCATCAAGATTTTTAATGAAGTAAAAGATATGGTCACGTAAATCATCAATTTCATTAGATAGTTTCTCGCCTTGTTTTTTATTTTTCTTAAGTAGACTAACATCTTGTTTAGCAAGTCCGTTAATGGAATTGGTGTAAATTTTATTTGTTCTTTTTAGAACATTTGAAATGTTTTTGGCGCTCTCTATAATTACACCCTGTATAGAACTACTTTCAGCTCTGTTTAGTGAATCTTCGGCACGTAATTCTTTTGCCTTTTTATTATGCGAAATATAATTTCTTGCTAAAAGTAATATTGCTAGTAATAATAAAACTGCAATGGCCGCGCCTTTTCCAAAACTTATTAAGGCTAAAATGGCTCCTGCTGCTATAAAAGCAATTATTGCTGTACCGAACCACCCGCCAATTACATTAAGTACTCCTGCAACTCTATATACCGCACTCTCGGCACCCCAAGCTCTATCCGCAAGAGATGTACCCATTGCAACCATAAAAGTTACATACGTAGTTGACAATGGCAATTTATAAGATGTGGCAATAGAAATTAATATACCGGCAACCATAAGGTTTACCGCTGCACGGACCATATCAAATGCAGGTAATTCGTGAACTTTGTTCTTAGACAAAGTAATTACAGGTTTCTTAAATTGATTGTCTATTTTTTCTTGAAGAGCGGTAGGTATTAGGCTTGTCAGAAATTCAGAAAGTGTAATTGTAAATCGTACTAAACTCCTTGATAAAAAGTTTGGTTGAAATCGTTCTTTTGTAGCTTCCTGACTAGATAGATCCAAGGAAGTTTTTACCACACTTTTAGCTTTGCTAGAAAACCATAATGTAAGCACCATTACCATTCCCGCAATGAATAACATCAATGTAGGAGTAGGCACTTTCTGTGCCAGTATACCCATACTAAATTCTGAAGCGGCAACACCAGAGGCCATCCATGCTTCATAAGACTGCCATGCGGCAATAGGTACTCCAATAAAATTAACTAAGTCGTTACCGGCAAAAGCTAAGGCCAAAGCAAATGTACCTACACCAATAATTAATTTATAAATATTTACCTTGGCAAATTTCATTAAGATAAACGAAACACTAGACCAGATTAAAAAGTTGAAAAGAACAAGATAAATTACTTGGGTTTCTAAGAATTCTTTTATGGTAATGTTACCAATTATTGCATAGCTTTCACTAGCAAAAGAAGTTCCACCGATACCTTTCATTAAAATAAAGTAAGTAATGGAAGACAAGGCAAACCCACCAAATAAAGCACCTACCCATGTTGATTTTTTCTCAAAGTTATAAGATAAGAGTAGTCTAGAAGCCCATTGAACCAAAGCACCTACGGAGAATGCTACCACTACAGAAAGCAATATTCCAAAAATAATTTGAATAGCCTTGTCGTTATTAATATAATTAATGACATCTGAAAAACTTCCATTATCCGCTCCAATTTTAATTAAAGACATAGCAACGGCCGCACCTAATAGTTCAAAAACTATCGATACAGTTGTCGATGTAGGCATGCCAAGTGTATTAAAAAAATCTAGTAACAAAATATCCGTTATCATTACAGCCATGAAAATGAACATGATTTCGTCGAAATAAAATTCACCTGGATTAAAGATTCCTTTTCGAGCAACTTCCATCATACCACTAGAAAAAAGTGCTCCGGCAGCAATACCGAAACTGGCCACAATCATTATAGTTCTAAATGAAATAGCTTTTGAACCTATTGCTGAATTCAAAAAATTCACGGCATCGTTACTTACCCCAACAACAAGATCCGCTATAGCTAAGATTGCTAGTGCTATAAGCATTAAAAAATAAATATTGTCCATAATATTAGTACGCTAAGAATTTACAAATATCATTATCGCTTTTTGCTATAATGTTACTTTAAGGTTATTATTTGTTAAAAATGAATGTCTAATTGTAATCTATACATTAAAGCATCGTTGCCGGTTTCTTCTGAAAGATAACTTAGATCGGTTTGTACTTTTAAACTATGTCCTACTATATATTTAGAAAGCCCAAAAGTGTATTGAGATTGTGGGTTGATTCCTGTAATTTCTCTATCCAATTTAATAGTTGTAAATCGGCCAGATATTTCCCAGTCGTTTTTGAATAAATACCCAGTTTGCAGGTTTAGCCCATTACCCACTTGTACTTCGTCTCCTGTAAGTGTTCCGTCCAAATTTTTTGCTAACGGGTCTTTGGCCGATCTGTGAGCATATTCTCCCATAAATGAAAATCCATTATATTTAAACATCGCATCTACATAAAGGGTACTAATGTCTGTTTCATAAAATCCATAATCAGTAAACATATATGATCCCTGGTTACTTCTAGTCTTTACGGCATTTTTGTTTATGTCATACGTAGCTGCTAGCATTAATTTTGGTGTTTGTTCTCTTTTTTGGTCACTCCCTTTATAGTCGCCTTTACTTTCAAAGGTTCCAAAAGGTAGTAATTCTAAACGTGATGTGTATTGATGGCCACCTAAATTTCCTGTAGTTATATTTCTTCCCTCTCCTTGAGAGAGTGCAAAAATCTCCCTTATTAAAAACTTATCCGAAACATAGTGATGGTGTCTTAGTTGAAACCCCATATCCCTATCAATATTAAATCTGCTATTTAATAAAGAACGGTCTACTTGCATTAAGTTAGCCGAGGAAATTACACGTTCTATATTTCCTGGTAATTTAGTTTGGCCAAACCATAGAACAAAATTTTTATGAAAATTCCATTTTACAACTGCATCATATATATATCGTGGTGAGTTGCTTGTAAACTGTGAACCGCCCGATAGATCTCGGTTCGAGAGTCCAAGTTCTAATTTGTATTCTAATTTAGGGGAATAAGCATATCCGTCAAATTTAAGCCGTGCCCTTCTAATTAGAAAATTTTGTTCCGGATTTACTATGTTTCCATCAATTACGCCCCAATTGCTTGTGGCTAAAATTTGCATTCGGGTACCTACTTTCATGGTCCAAGAGCTGTCTTGACCTACAAGATTAAATAGGCCTTTGCCAAACGGGGGCGAGTTGGTTTCTTGACTAAGAACGCCAAATGAAATTAAAAAAAACGCCCATAGCAAATTGAAATTGATTCTCATCAAGTATTAGTTTTTGTCGGTTGCAAATGTCTTGAATGTATGTTAAGGTAATGTTTTCTTAATATTAACTCTTTAAGAATTATTTTTTCCATTTATTGTCAATAAAATAGACTTTAGTTACCTGGGCAAAAAAGAGAATATAAAAAAGCTACCTTGTTTAAGGTAGCTTTAAGATTTCAAAAAACTAGTCGACAAAAACTAATAGTAAAAGAAATCAAGTTTTCAAAAAAGACATTTACGAAGTTTAATATTAGTAGCCATCTTAGTGTAAGGCTATCATTATGTAATCTTTAATTTTTAATCAATTATTGTTTGTACAATTTGCTGGTTTATTTAGAAACTGTTAAACTTGAAAGGTTTAAAGTTTTAGCTTTAAGAATTGCTTGTATTTTAGTTGTTTTACCTACGACAACAATTATTGGTAATTCAATAGTTTCATAACCTAAAAACTGTACAACTAAGTTATATTCACCAGGACTAAGGTTGTCAAACTCGAAATTTCCTCTAAAATTGGTGCGTGTAATTTTATCGGTATTTTCTATAGAAACAGTTGCCATTAGCATTGGCTCATTTAATAGTTCTCCATCTAAGATGTTTCCTTGTACAGCGCTTTTATCTTGTCCAAAAGTAACTGAACATATTAGAAAAGTAAAAAAGTAAAAGAGGTGTTTCATGTAAGCCTTAAATTTGTTTTACAAACTAACAGTATTGAAGTTAAGTTAAGGTTAGGGATAAATTATTAAAGTATATTCTAATGGTTAAGATATCGTTTAGCTAAATACTTAATGTGATTTTGGATATCTTAATTGAAGTTTCAAAAATGTATCTTGCAGGCCATTAAAAATGTACGAACATGAATTGGGAGGAACTATTGTCGCTTAGAAGACAAGGAGATAAAAATAAACGATTGCGAAATGAGCAAGATGAGACTCGCTTAGGGTTTGATGTTGATTATGATCGTATTATTTTTTCTTCAGCCTTTAGAAGCCTCCAAGATAAAACCCAGGTAATTCCATTATCTAAAACAGATTTTATCCATACTCGATTAACCCACAGTCTTGAGGTGTCGGTCGTGGGTAGAAGTTTAGGTAGATTGGCCGGTAAAAAGATTATTGAGAAACATCCTTATTTGAGTGAAGTTCATGGGTATAAATTCAATGACTTTGGAGCCATCGTTGCTGCTGCGGCCTTAGCTCATGATATAGGAAATCCGCCTTTTGGACACAGTGGCGAAAAGGCAATTGGCGAATATTTCAAAACAGGTAAAGGACTTACATATAAAAAGGAGCTTTCAAAGGCCGAATACCAGGATATTATAGATTTTGAAGGTAATGCCAACGGGTTTAGGTTAATGACGCAAGATAGGGCAGGGGTTTTAGGAGGATTACGCCTTAGTTATGCAACTTTGGGAGCATTCATGAAATATCCTAAAGAGTCACTACCCAAGAATCCAACAAAACATATATGTGATAAAAAGTTTGGCTTTTTTCAAAGCGAGAAGAATAATTTTAAAAATATAGCAAACGATTTAGGACTGCCTATTAGAAGTAACGACAATACAATTTCTTATGGAAGACATCCACTAACTTTTTTGGTAGAAGCTGCCGATGATATTTGTTATACTATTATTGATTTTGAAGACGGTATTAATTTAGGACTTATTTCTGAAGATTATGCTTTGGAATATCTAATTAAATTGGTGAAGGACACTATAAATACCAAGAAGTATAATTCATTGGAATATATGGAAGATAGGTTGAGTTATTTAAGAGCCTTGGCAATAAATACTTTAATACAAGATGCCGTTTCTATTTTCATTGAGAACGAAGAAAGTATTTTAAATGGAACTTTTGAAACAGCCTTAATGGACAAAAGTGGATTTAAGGCTCAAATTGAGGATATCATTAGTTTAAGTGTTCAGAAAATTTATCAATCTCAAGAAGTAGTAGAAAAAGAAATTGCGGGCTATACTATTATTTCGGATATTTTAGATGTATACATTAATGCATTAATTGGTAAAATAGATAATGATACATCAAATTACCATAATCTTATACTAAGAACCTTACCTAAGTTTTATCAACAAACAGATAAATCACTTTACCATATTTTACTTAATAC
The genomic region above belongs to Maribacter hydrothermalis and contains:
- the nadD gene encoding nicotinate (nicotinamide) nucleotide adenylyltransferase, whose product is MKKVGLYFGTFNPIHIGHLVIANHMVEFSELDEVWFVVTPQSPFKVKKSLLDNHHRYEMVYQATKDYSKLKPSKIEFDLPQPNYTVNTLVHLNEKYPKGYSFSLIMGEDNLKGLHKWKNYIAILENYTIYVYPRISEGAIEHQFNNHKKIHRVDAPIMEISSTFIRKEHKNGKNVKPLLPPEVWVYIDEMNFYR
- a CDS encoding deoxyguanosinetriphosphate triphosphohydrolase — translated: MNWEELLSLRRQGDKNKRLRNEQDETRLGFDVDYDRIIFSSAFRSLQDKTQVIPLSKTDFIHTRLTHSLEVSVVGRSLGRLAGKKIIEKHPYLSEVHGYKFNDFGAIVAAAALAHDIGNPPFGHSGEKAIGEYFKTGKGLTYKKELSKAEYQDIIDFEGNANGFRLMTQDRAGVLGGLRLSYATLGAFMKYPKESLPKNPTKHICDKKFGFFQSEKNNFKNIANDLGLPIRSNDNTISYGRHPLTFLVEAADDICYTIIDFEDGINLGLISEDYALEYLIKLVKDTINTKKYNSLEYMEDRLSYLRALAINTLIQDAVSIFIENEESILNGTFETALMDKSGFKAQIEDIISLSVQKIYQSQEVVEKEIAGYTIISDILDVYINALIGKIDNDTSNYHNLILRTLPKFYQQTDKSLYHILLNTCCYVASLSDSAAVHIHNKIKGKQL
- a CDS encoding carboxypeptidase-like regulatory domain-containing protein; this encodes MKHLFYFFTFLICSVTFGQDKSAVQGNILDGELLNEPMLMATVSIENTDKITRTNFRGNFEFDNLSPGEYNLVVQFLGYETIELPIIVVVGKTTKIQAILKAKTLNLSSLTVSK
- a CDS encoding porin — encoded protein: MRINFNLLWAFFLISFGVLSQETNSPPFGKGLFNLVGQDSSWTMKVGTRMQILATSNWGVIDGNIVNPEQNFLIRRARLKFDGYAYSPKLEYKLELGLSNRDLSGGSQFTSNSPRYIYDAVVKWNFHKNFVLWFGQTKLPGNIERVISSANLMQVDRSLLNSRFNIDRDMGFQLRHHHYVSDKFLIREIFALSQGEGRNITTGNLGGHQYTSRLELLPFGTFESKGDYKGSDQKREQTPKLMLAATYDINKNAVKTRSNQGSYMFTDYGFYETDISTLYVDAMFKYNGFSFMGEYAHRSAKDPLAKNLDGTLTGDEVQVGNGLNLQTGYLFKNDWEISGRFTTIKLDREITGINPQSQYTFGLSKYIVGHSLKVQTDLSYLSEETGNDALMYRLQLDIHF
- a CDS encoding DUF6503 family protein, with translation MRYFFSLITLVVTISSFGQELSGEQLLEKSIAFHDPEGNWKSFNGEMLIEMEDSKNAKRSTLIELNLPASYFKSTVTKDNYTIESELNKEDCTLKYNGSTTIPPNIKDSLRISCDRAKMMKNYYTYLYGLPMKLKDPGTIVDARVQKKTFKGKEYLVLKAGYEKEVGKDTWYFYFDPKTYAMEVYQFFHDQSKNDGEYILLSDMITVNGIKIPKVRKWYYNKADKYLATDILQKASSL
- a CDS encoding Tim44 domain-containing protein, with the protein product MRKSHFILLVLIVTLVFFDIDPMYAGPGGTVVKAIFKTWWGKILMSTLAIILLPLTLYVYFREFFAVKKCKKQLLQLGQRNKDFSWLNLDKNVRNIFTRVYIAWNNQDLKEASSYISHWYWQNQQLVHLNEWKKNNLKNVCKVDGIKSVKPLYLEISENENLEGSRIAFLITANIMDYMINRDTNKIVQGSNKFDDEDKIWILEYTEGQWVLDDIQDGQLSLAFA
- a CDS encoding inorganic phosphate transporter; translated protein: MDNIYFLMLIALAILAIADLVVGVSNDAVNFLNSAIGSKAISFRTIMIVASFGIAAGALFSSGMMEVARKGIFNPGEFYFDEIMFIFMAVMITDILLLDFFNTLGMPTSTTVSIVFELLGAAVAMSLIKIGADNGSFSDVINYINNDKAIQIIFGILLSVVVAFSVGALVQWASRLLLSYNFEKKSTWVGALFGGFALSSITYFILMKGIGGTSFASESYAIIGNITIKEFLETQVIYLVLFNFLIWSSVSFILMKFAKVNIYKLIIGVGTFALALAFAGNDLVNFIGVPIAAWQSYEAWMASGVAASEFSMGILAQKVPTPTLMLFIAGMVMVLTLWFSSKAKSVVKTSLDLSSQEATKERFQPNFLSRSLVRFTITLSEFLTSLIPTALQEKIDNQFKKPVITLSKNKVHELPAFDMVRAAVNLMVAGILISIATSYKLPLSTTYVTFMVAMGTSLADRAWGAESAVYRVAGVLNVIGGWFGTAIIAFIAAGAILALISFGKGAAIAVLLLLAILLLARNYISHNKKAKELRAEDSLNRAESSSIQGVIIESAKNISNVLKRTNKIYTNSINGLAKQDVSLLKKNKKQGEKLSNEIDDLRDHIFYFIKNLDENSVGASNFYINALGYLTDIAQSLEYIGKVSHKHVNNNHKKLKYNQIKELKQIDLKLEEILNQTQTAFANQSFEEIGLVLNQKEDLFAMVSDKIQTQIARTRTEESSPKNTTLYFSLLLETKDLITSTMNLLQQYHNEHDGSIKPATIDQPKK